One Bubalus bubalis isolate 160015118507 breed Murrah chromosome 10, NDDB_SH_1, whole genome shotgun sequence genomic window carries:
- the HEY2 gene encoding hairy/enhancer-of-split related with YRPW motif protein 2 — translation MKRPCEETTSESDMDETIDVGSENNYSGQSTSSVIRSNSPTTTSQIMARKKRRGIIEKRRRDRINNSLSELRRLVPTAFEKQGSAKLEKAEILQMTVDHLKMLQATGGKGYFDAHALAMDFMSIGFRECLTEVARYLSSVEGLDSSDPLRVRLVSHLSSCASQREAAAMTSSLAHHHHPLHPHHWAAAFHHLPAALLQPNGLHASESTPCRLSTTSEVPPAHGSALLTATFAHADSALRMPSTGSVAPCVPPLSTSLLSLSATVHAAAAAATAAAHSFPLSFAGAFPMLPPNAAAAVAAATAISPPLSVSATSSPQQTGSGTNSKPYRPWGTEVGAF, via the exons ATGAAGCGCCCTTGCGAGGAGACGACCTCTGAGAGCGACATGGACGAGACCATCGACGTGGGGAGCGAGAACAATTACTCGGG GCAAAGTACTAGCTCTGTGATTAGGTCGAATTCGCCAACAACAACATCTCAGATTatggcaagaaaaaaaaggagaggg ATAATAGAGAAAAGGCGTCGAGATCGGATAAATAACAGTTTATCTGAGTTGAGACGACTGGTGCCAACCGCTTTTGAAAAACAA GGATCTGCAAAGTTAGAAAAAGCTGAAATACTTCAAATGACAGTAGATCACTTAAAGATGCTGCAGGCAACTGGGGGTAAAG GCTACTTTGATGCACACGCCCTTGCCATGGACTTCATGAGCATTGGATTCCGGGAGTGCTTAACAGAAGTGGCGAGGTACCTGAGCTCCGTGGAAGGCCTGGACTCCTCCGACCCGCTGCGCGTGCGCCTGGTCTCGCATCTCAGCTCGTGCGCCTCGCAGCGGGAGGCGGCGGCCATGACCTCCTCCCTGgcccaccaccatcaccccctGCATCCGCACCACTGGGCGGCAGCCTTCCACCACCTCCCGGCAGCCCTGCTCCAACCCAACGGACTCCACGCCTCGGAGTCCACGCCCTGTCGCCTTTCCACCACTTCGGAAGTGCCTCCTGCCCACGGCTCCGCCCTCCTCACCGCCACGTTTGCCCACGCGGATTCCGCCCTGCGGATGCCCTCGACGGGCAGCGTCGCCCCCTGTGTGCCGCCTCTCTCCACCTCTCTGCTGTCCCTCTCTGCCACTGTCCACGCGGCTGCGGCAGCGGCCACCGCAGCTGCACACAGCTTCCCTCTGTCCTTTGCTGGGGCATTCCCCATGCTCCCCCCAAACGCAGCTGCCGCCGTGGCAGCTGCAACAGCCATCAGCCCGCCCTTGTCGGTATCAGCCACGTCCAGCCCTCAGCAGACAGGCAGTGGAACAAACAGTAAACCTTATCGACCCTGGGGCACAGAAGTAGGAGCTTTTTAA